Proteins from a single region of SAR202 cluster bacterium:
- a CDS encoding 6-bladed beta-propeller, with translation MTRPYAVLRAGYPYVKTIGARSRTIMPADVAIADDGTIYALCQGSHYGKGKSGPIYITNINDENLGSFAWRNLELPVKHCEYLWPCQIVLDSRGILYASDQAVSFLQMYTRDGHYLGRKGGEEGSEPGEFNRPSGLAVDAEDNLYVVDSLNHRIQKFDKDGRFISMFGEFGSEPGQFNMPWGIHVDSEHDEIYVADWRNDRVQVFDTNWEFQFQFGESGSGKGQFRRPTGVAVDKDGDIYVCDWGNKRVQLFDRKGKYLMQFLGDATISKLQLEQMLNRLSAKQRRIREEADLEQEKFFEGIKSVRVGKDGLMYVPDFEHYRIQIYKKESYPLTEQQILPPLKVPTLNPN, from the coding sequence CACGATCTACGCCCTGTGCCAGGGAAGCCACTACGGCAAGGGCAAGTCCGGGCCTATCTACATCACTAACATCAACGATGAGAACCTGGGCAGCTTCGCCTGGCGAAACCTCGAGTTGCCGGTCAAGCACTGCGAGTACCTGTGGCCCTGCCAGATAGTCCTGGACAGCAGGGGCATACTCTACGCGTCCGACCAGGCCGTGAGCTTCCTGCAGATGTATACGCGCGACGGCCACTACCTCGGCCGAAAGGGCGGGGAGGAGGGCAGCGAGCCCGGCGAGTTCAACCGCCCATCGGGCCTCGCTGTGGATGCGGAGGACAATCTTTATGTGGTGGACTCCCTGAACCATCGCATACAGAAGTTCGACAAGGACGGCCGGTTTATCTCCATGTTCGGAGAGTTTGGCTCGGAGCCAGGCCAGTTCAACATGCCGTGGGGCATCCACGTCGACAGCGAGCACGACGAGATCTACGTGGCGGACTGGCGCAACGACCGCGTCCAGGTCTTCGACACTAACTGGGAGTTCCAGTTCCAGTTCGGAGAGTCCGGCAGCGGCAAGGGGCAGTTCCGCCGGCCAACCGGAGTTGCCGTGGACAAGGACGGCGACATCTACGTGTGCGATTGGGGCAACAAGCGGGTGCAACTCTTCGACAGGAAGGGCAAGTACCTGATGCAATTCCTGGGCGACGCCACCATCTCCAAGCTGCAGCTTGAGCAGATGCTCAACCGCCTCTCCGCCAAGCAGCGCCGCATCCGCGAGGAGGCAGACCTGGAGCAGGAGAAGTTCTTCGAGGGCATAAAGTCCGTCAGGGTAGGCAAAGACGGCCTCATGTACGTCCCCGACTTCGAACACTACCGCATACAGATATACAAAAAGGAGTCGTACCCCCTGACCGAGCAGCAGATCCTGCCGCCCCTCAAGGTGCCCACTCTGAATCCGAACTGA